Proteins from a single region of Stappia sp. ES.058:
- a CDS encoding cyclopropane-fatty-acyl-phospholipid synthase family protein: MSANGESQTARRESRALAATRRAIGVLRPHIDAHFSVRLWDGSVEPLGENVVPGLMLEINEPGVLPSLIRRPSLDRLIRHYAHGHIDISGGTIIDIGRPFAVDRAARRRLRKVGKMALAKAAWPLLTAPAISPDATRGFSGDADGRARKGAADNTRFIGFHYDVGNAFYELFLDPEMQYSCACFPGEDATLEQAQITKLEVTCRKLRLKPGERLLDIGFGWGGLLCHAVQHHGVIGHGVTLSKEQLAYARAKAEALGIADRVTFELKDYRDLTGRFDKIVSVGMYEHIGLDNIPAYFSAVQGLLAPSGLFLNHAISRRAKKRRRRLVKRPEQRALQKYIFPGGELDDIGHTVAEMERAGFEVQDVENWRQHYERTTQVWCERLTARRAEAETLAGPELYRLWVAYLGGCALTFHRGSARIYQTLCGKSAKGTPAVPLTRADLYR; this comes from the coding sequence ATGAGTGCCAACGGCGAGAGCCAGACTGCCCGACGCGAGAGCCGCGCCCTTGCCGCCACCCGCCGGGCCATCGGCGTGTTGCGCCCGCATATAGACGCGCATTTTTCCGTGCGCCTTTGGGACGGATCGGTCGAGCCGCTCGGCGAAAACGTGGTGCCGGGCCTGATGCTGGAGATCAACGAGCCGGGGGTGCTGCCGTCGCTCATCCGACGGCCGTCGCTCGACCGGCTGATCCGCCACTACGCCCATGGGCACATCGATATTTCCGGAGGAACGATCATCGACATCGGCCGTCCGTTCGCCGTCGACCGGGCCGCACGACGGCGCCTGCGCAAGGTCGGCAAGATGGCGCTGGCCAAGGCCGCATGGCCGCTTCTGACCGCGCCGGCAATCTCGCCGGACGCCACGCGCGGCTTTTCGGGCGACGCGGACGGGCGTGCCCGCAAGGGAGCCGCGGACAATACGCGCTTCATCGGCTTTCACTACGATGTCGGCAACGCGTTCTACGAGCTCTTTCTCGATCCCGAGATGCAATATTCCTGCGCGTGTTTTCCGGGCGAGGACGCAACGCTGGAACAGGCGCAAATCACCAAACTGGAAGTCACCTGCCGCAAACTGCGGCTGAAGCCGGGTGAGAGACTGCTCGACATCGGTTTCGGCTGGGGCGGCCTGCTGTGCCATGCGGTGCAGCATCACGGCGTCATCGGCCACGGGGTGACGCTATCGAAGGAGCAGCTTGCCTATGCACGCGCCAAGGCGGAGGCGCTCGGCATCGCCGACCGGGTGACCTTCGAACTCAAAGACTACCGCGATCTGACCGGACGTTTCGACAAGATCGTGTCGGTCGGCATGTATGAGCACATCGGACTGGACAACATCCCGGCGTATTTCTCGGCGGTGCAGGGACTGCTTGCGCCAAGCGGCCTGTTCCTGAACCACGCGATCTCGCGTCGCGCCAAGAAGCGGCGACGCAGGCTGGTCAAGCGGCCCGAACAGCGGGCGCTGCAAAAATACATCTTTCCCGGCGGCGAACTGGACGACATCGGCCACACGGTCGCGGAAATGGAGCGCGCCGGCTTCGAGGTTCAGGACGTGGAGAACTGGCGCCAGCATTACGAGCGCACGACGCAGGTCTGGTGCGAGCGGCTGACGGCACGGCGTGCCGAGGCCGAGACGCTCGCCGGTCCGGAACTCTACCGGCTGTGGGTGGCCTATCTCGGCGGCTGTGCGCTGACCTTCCACCGCGGATCGGCGCGCATCTACCAGACGCTGTGCGGCAAATCGGCCAAGGGCACGCCCGCCGTTCCGTTGACGCGGGCCGATCTCTACCGCTAG
- a CDS encoding PAS domain-containing methyl-accepting chemotaxis protein — protein MFSFGSNLWKAVFEAFSRSQAIIEFTPQGKILTANKNFLDTMGYSLGEIQGQHHKLFIDPAYAASSDYKAFWENLAHGEFQADQFLRLGKGGKEVWIQASYNPILNAAGKVVKVVKIASDISEQKKRSADHEGQLRAINRSQAVIHFDLDGKILDANENFLSTLGYTHDEIVGKHHSLFVDPEYAKSSEYRKFWEDLADGNFKSQEFKRLGKGGKEVWIQATYNPILDAAGRPFKVVKFATDRTKQVVERHRRAEVQRRIDKDLSEIAQAISSTTAQATSSASASEQTSSSVQTVAAASEELVASIQEISRQVQTALDVSQNAVFEAERSGEIMSGLSVDAKTIGSVIELIDGIADQTNLLALNATIEAARAGEAGKGFAVVAAEVKNLASQTSSATEQITRQIGSMQETVGQAVSAIDSIMAVIKNVGDIAVSISSAVEEQTAVTNDISSNMQFAARGVELITTNMQSISSGTEQINAATQSVKEASQSLM, from the coding sequence ATGTTTTCTTTTGGGTCGAATTTGTGGAAGGCGGTTTTTGAGGCCTTCAGTCGCTCTCAGGCGATTATCGAATTCACGCCGCAAGGCAAGATTTTGACAGCCAACAAGAATTTTCTGGATACCATGGGGTATTCCCTGGGCGAGATTCAGGGTCAGCACCACAAATTGTTTATAGACCCCGCTTATGCCGCAAGCAGTGACTACAAGGCGTTTTGGGAAAACCTCGCTCATGGCGAATTTCAGGCGGATCAATTCCTGCGTCTCGGCAAAGGGGGCAAGGAGGTCTGGATCCAGGCGTCCTATAACCCGATCCTGAACGCCGCCGGGAAAGTGGTGAAGGTCGTCAAGATTGCTTCAGACATATCCGAACAGAAGAAGCGAAGCGCCGACCATGAAGGTCAATTGAGAGCGATCAATCGTTCGCAGGCCGTCATTCACTTCGACCTGGACGGGAAGATTCTCGATGCGAACGAGAATTTTCTGTCGACCCTCGGCTACACGCACGATGAAATTGTTGGAAAGCACCACAGCTTGTTTGTGGACCCGGAATACGCCAAGAGCAGCGAGTACCGGAAGTTCTGGGAAGATCTGGCGGACGGAAATTTCAAGTCGCAGGAATTCAAACGCCTGGGCAAGGGGGGGAAGGAGGTCTGGATTCAGGCCACATACAATCCGATCCTGGATGCGGCAGGCAGGCCTTTCAAGGTTGTGAAGTTTGCCACCGACCGAACCAAACAGGTGGTGGAGCGTCATCGCCGCGCTGAGGTGCAACGGCGTATCGACAAGGATCTGTCCGAGATCGCGCAGGCGATTTCCAGCACGACCGCGCAGGCCACCAGTTCCGCGTCCGCGTCGGAGCAGACGTCCTCCAGCGTTCAGACCGTCGCCGCCGCATCCGAGGAATTGGTCGCTTCGATCCAGGAAATCAGCCGTCAGGTTCAAACCGCGCTCGACGTATCCCAGAATGCCGTCTTCGAGGCGGAACGTTCCGGCGAAATCATGTCGGGTCTGTCTGTCGATGCCAAGACGATCGGCTCGGTCATCGAACTGATCGACGGCATCGCCGACCAGACCAACCTTCTGGCCTTGAACGCGACCATCGAAGCGGCGCGCGCGGGAGAGGCCGGCAAGGGCTTTGCCGTGGTTGCCGCCGAAGTGAAGAACCTGGCGTCGCAGACCAGCAGTGCCACCGAACAGATAACGCGCCAGATCGGCTCGATGCAGGAAACGGTCGGTCAGGCGGTGTCGGCGATCGATTCAATCATGGCGGTGATCAAGAATGTCGGCGACATCGCCGTGAGCATTTCGTCTGCCGTGGAGGAGCAAACCGCCGTAACCAACGATATTTCTTCCAACATGCAGTTCGCCGCCCGGGGCGTGGAACTGATAACGACAAACATGCAGTCGATTTCGTCCGGAACCGAGCAGATAAACGCGGCGACGCAAAGCGTGAAGGAAGCGTCGCAAAGCCTGATGTGA